The following are encoded together in the Parabacteroides chongii genome:
- the scpA gene encoding methylmalonyl-CoA mutase yields MRPNFKNIDIKNAGFAATNAAEWAKANGIEADWKTPEHIEVKPVYTKEDLEGMEHLNYASGLPPYLRGPYSGMYAMRPWTIRQYAGFSTAEESNAFYRRNLASGQKGLSVAFDLPTHRGYDADNERVVGDVGKAGVSICSLENMKVLFAGIPLNKMSVSMTMNGGVLPVLAFYINAGLEQGAKLEEMAGTIQNDILKEFMVRNTYIYPPEFSMKIIADIFEYTSQKMPKFNSISISGYHMQEAGATADIEMAYTLCDGMEYLRAGVNAGIDVDAFAPRLSFFWAIGVNHFMEIAKMRAARMLWAKIVKSFGAKNPKSLALRTHCQTSGWSLTEQDPFNNVGRTCIEAMAAALGHTQSLHTNALDEAIALPTDFSARIARNTQIYIQEETKICKEIDPWAGSYYVESLTNELVHKGWALIQEIESMGGMAKAIETGLPKMRIEEAAARTQARIDSGVQTIVGVNKYRLPKEDPIDILEIDNTAVRNEQIANLKVLRENRDEEAVQKALADITECVKTKKGNLLELAVKAAGLRASLGEISDACEVVVGRYKAIIRTISGVYSSETKKDADFIKACELTEKFAKKEGRQPRIMIAKMGQDGHDRGAKVVATGYADCGFDVDMGPLFQTPAEAARQAVENDVHVMGVSSLAAGHKTLIPQVIDELKKLGREDIIVIAGGVIPAQDYDFLYKAGVAAIFGPGTSVAKAAVQILEILLGEE; encoded by the coding sequence ATGAGACCAAATTTTAAAAACATAGATATCAAGAATGCCGGTTTTGCAGCTACCAATGCTGCCGAATGGGCAAAAGCCAATGGCATTGAAGCCGATTGGAAAACACCTGAGCATATCGAGGTGAAACCTGTTTATACGAAAGAAGACCTGGAAGGTATGGAGCATCTGAACTATGCATCCGGTCTGCCTCCTTATCTGCGTGGTCCGTATAGCGGTATGTACGCTATGCGTCCCTGGACGATCCGTCAGTATGCCGGTTTCTCTACCGCAGAAGAATCAAATGCATTCTATCGTCGTAACTTGGCTTCCGGTCAGAAAGGTCTGTCTGTTGCATTCGACCTTCCGACACACCGTGGATACGATGCCGACAACGAACGTGTTGTAGGTGACGTTGGTAAAGCAGGTGTATCCATCTGTTCGCTGGAAAACATGAAAGTATTGTTCGCTGGTATTCCTTTGAACAAGATGTCTGTTTCCATGACCATGAACGGTGGCGTTCTTCCGGTATTGGCATTCTACATCAACGCAGGTCTGGAACAGGGCGCTAAGTTGGAAGAAATGGCCGGTACAATTCAGAACGATATCCTGAAAGAGTTCATGGTGCGTAACACCTATATCTATCCGCCTGAATTCTCTATGAAGATCATCGCTGATATCTTCGAATATACATCACAGAAGATGCCGAAGTTCAACTCTATTTCTATCTCCGGTTACCACATGCAGGAAGCCGGTGCTACGGCAGATATCGAAATGGCTTATACACTGTGCGACGGTATGGAATATCTTCGTGCCGGTGTGAACGCAGGAATCGATGTGGATGCATTCGCTCCGCGTCTGTCATTCTTTTGGGCTATCGGTGTGAACCACTTCATGGAAATCGCCAAGATGCGTGCTGCACGTATGTTGTGGGCGAAGATCGTGAAGAGCTTCGGAGCCAAGAACCCGAAATCACTGGCATTGCGTACTCACTGCCAAACTTCAGGATGGTCATTGACAGAACAGGATCCGTTCAACAACGTAGGCCGTACTTGTATCGAAGCTATGGCTGCTGCACTGGGACATACACAGTCTCTGCACACCAACGCGCTGGACGAAGCTATCGCATTGCCGACAGACTTCTCTGCACGTATCGCTCGTAACACACAGATCTATATCCAGGAAGAAACAAAGATCTGTAAGGAAATCGACCCGTGGGCCGGTTCTTACTATGTAGAATCTTTGACAAACGAACTGGTACACAAAGGTTGGGCATTGATCCAGGAAATCGAAAGCATGGGCGGTATGGCAAAAGCCATCGAAACAGGTCTTCCGAAGATGCGTATCGAAGAAGCTGCAGCTCGTACACAGGCTCGTATCGACTCAGGTGTTCAGACAATCGTTGGTGTTAACAAATATCGTCTGCCGAAAGAAGATCCGATCGATATCCTTGAAATCGACAACACTGCCGTTCGTAACGAACAGATTGCCAATTTGAAGGTGTTGCGTGAAAACCGCGACGAAGAAGCTGTTCAGAAAGCATTGGCCGATATCACTGAATGTGTGAAAACTAAGAAAGGCAACTTGCTGGAACTGGCTGTTAAGGCTGCCGGCCTGCGTGCATCACTGGGAGAAATCTCGGATGCCTGCGAAGTTGTTGTGGGACGTTATAAAGCAATCATCAGAACTATATCAGGCGTGTATTCATCAGAAACAAAGAAAGATGCAGACTTCATTAAGGCTTGCGAGCTGACAGAAAAGTTTGCTAAGAAAGAAGGTCGCCAGCCTCGTATCATGATCGCTAAAATGGGTCAGGACGGACACGACCGTGGTGCTAAGGTTGTTGCAACAGGTTATGCAGACTGTGGTTTCGACGTGGATATGGGACCGTTGTTCCAGACTCCGGCAGAAGCTGCCCGTCAGGCTGTTGAAAACGACGTTCACGTAATGGGTGTTTCTTCTCTGGCTGCCGGACACAAGACATTGATCCCGCAGGTTATCGATGAGCTGAAGAAGTTAGGCCGCGAAGACATCATCGTCATCGCCGGTGGTGTAATCCCTGCACAGGACTACGACTTCCTGTATAAAGCAGGTGTTGCTGCTATCTTCGGCCCGGGTACTTCAGTGGCTAAGGCTGCTGTTCAGATCCTGGAAATCCTGTTAGGAGAAGAATAA
- a CDS encoding glycosyltransferase family 2 protein, whose product MDRINCFIPYISPEQVKPTVDELRSTGLTDKIYLMTSNPEAEPYEGCEILQIDTLTSTQTMRSIYQLADNRNVLYYTRYTPLKFGQNGLERMISVSESKFCYMVYADHYLLTGGIRQEHPVNDYQQGSLRDDFDFGPLMIITYRALDNYFGGLKKSSVSYKYAGFYHLRLHMSKILGLVHLREYLYTCEEIDLRKSGEKQFDYVDPKNREVQLEMEQACKPLLHFYGALLTKKPKKVKFQSRGFKYEASVIIPVRNRVRTIEDAIRSVLGQETNFKFNLIIVDNHSTDGTTELIDRYVTDDRLIHLIPERDDLGIGGCWNEAAAHPLCGKFSVQLDSDDVYSGPDTLQKIVDAFYAEECAMVIGTYKMTDFDLNEIPPGIIDHREWTEENGRNNALRINGLGAPRAFYTPILRELKMPNVSYGEDYAIGLAISRTYRIGRIYDVLYLCRRWEDNTDAALDIRKMNEHNAYKDSLRTIELLKRSGLG is encoded by the coding sequence ATGGATAGAATAAACTGCTTTATACCTTATATATCTCCGGAACAGGTGAAGCCGACGGTCGACGAACTGAGAAGCACCGGACTGACTGACAAAATATATTTAATGACTTCCAACCCGGAAGCGGAACCTTACGAAGGTTGTGAGATTCTACAGATCGATACATTGACCAGTACGCAGACGATGAGGTCGATATATCAGCTGGCGGATAACCGCAATGTATTGTATTATACCCGTTATACTCCCTTAAAGTTCGGACAGAACGGATTGGAACGAATGATTTCCGTGTCTGAAAGTAAATTCTGTTACATGGTTTATGCCGATCATTATCTCCTGACCGGCGGAATCAGGCAGGAACATCCGGTAAACGATTACCAGCAGGGAAGCTTGCGTGACGATTTCGACTTTGGACCTTTGATGATAATAACTTATAGAGCCTTGGATAATTATTTCGGTGGCTTAAAGAAATCTTCGGTTTCATATAAATATGCAGGCTTTTATCATTTGCGTCTGCATATGTCCAAAATACTCGGGCTTGTTCACCTGAGAGAATACCTGTATACTTGCGAAGAAATAGACTTGCGTAAGAGTGGCGAAAAACAGTTCGATTATGTAGATCCGAAAAACCGGGAGGTACAGCTTGAAATGGAGCAGGCATGCAAACCTTTATTGCATTTTTACGGAGCTTTATTGACGAAGAAGCCTAAAAAGGTGAAATTTCAATCAAGAGGATTTAAGTATGAAGCCTCGGTAATCATTCCGGTTCGTAACCGTGTGCGTACGATCGAAGACGCTATTCGTTCGGTATTGGGGCAGGAGACGAACTTTAAATTTAATCTGATCATTGTAGATAACCATTCGACGGATGGGACGACCGAATTGATTGACCGTTATGTAACCGACGACCGTCTGATCCATTTGATTCCCGAACGGGATGATCTGGGTATCGGTGGTTGTTGGAATGAGGCGGCGGCACATCCGCTGTGCGGTAAATTCTCCGTGCAGCTTGACAGCGATGATGTTTATAGCGGTCCGGATACCTTGCAAAAGATAGTGGATGCTTTCTATGCGGAAGAGTGTGCCATGGTGATCGGAACCTATAAGATGACTGACTTCGACCTGAATGAAATACCGCCCGGAATCATTGACCATCGCGAATGGACGGAAGAGAACGGTCGTAACAATGCGCTTCGGATCAATGGATTGGGAGCGCCCCGTGCTTTTTATACCCCGATCCTGCGTGAGCTGAAAATGCCGAATGTGAGTTACGGGGAAGATTACGCGATCGGTCTGGCTATCTCCAGGACGTATCGGATCGGACGTATTTACGATGTCCTGTATCTGTGCCGGCGCTGGGAAGACAATACGGATGCGGCACTCGACATACGGAAGATGAATGAGCATAACGCTTATAAGGACAGCTTGCGTACGATAGAATTGTTAAAGAGAAGTGGTTTGGGCTAA
- a CDS encoding DUF4922 domain-containing protein: MNGSITQQVRELISYHRRNWELARTNYAALDRVQSRKLMVNGYEVELQFNPERIRSSAAKIDKASLAARPCFLCEANRPGNQQWIDFGDEYQIIVNPYPIFPEHLTIPIRAHQEQCIWGRYADMLALAEALDEFIVFYNGPKCGASAPDHMHFQAGSKGFLPLEVNWLQAAKEEVKVKGQAVLYALRDFLQPAFVIVSGKREDAVALFDHLYELMDCKMGEYEPMMNVLSWKEDGKWITCIYPRKNLHPSCYYAEGEANILISPATVEMAGVFVTPLEKDFRKVTADDLRQILRETCLPEKEMDLLISKSKLYSL, from the coding sequence ATGAATGGAAGTATAACTCAGCAAGTCCGGGAACTGATAAGTTACCATCGCAGGAATTGGGAACTGGCACGAACGAACTATGCTGCTCTCGACCGGGTGCAATCGCGAAAACTCATGGTAAACGGATATGAGGTGGAGTTACAGTTCAATCCGGAACGTATCCGGTCGTCGGCAGCTAAGATAGATAAAGCTTCACTGGCTGCCCGTCCCTGTTTTCTTTGTGAAGCCAATCGTCCCGGCAATCAGCAATGGATCGACTTCGGCGATGAATACCAGATCATCGTGAATCCTTATCCCATCTTTCCGGAACATCTGACGATTCCCATCCGGGCACATCAGGAGCAGTGTATCTGGGGACGTTATGCCGATATGCTGGCACTGGCGGAGGCGCTCGACGAATTTATAGTCTTCTATAACGGTCCGAAATGCGGTGCTTCGGCTCCCGACCATATGCATTTCCAGGCTGGAAGTAAAGGATTTTTACCTCTTGAGGTGAACTGGCTCCAGGCAGCCAAGGAGGAGGTGAAAGTAAAAGGACAGGCTGTACTATACGCTTTACGTGACTTCTTGCAGCCTGCGTTTGTGATTGTTTCCGGAAAGAGGGAAGATGCAGTTGCCCTGTTCGACCATCTGTATGAACTTATGGACTGTAAGATGGGCGAATATGAACCGATGATGAATGTGTTGTCGTGGAAAGAAGACGGCAAATGGATCACGTGTATCTATCCGAGAAAGAATTTGCATCCTTCCTGTTATTATGCTGAAGGAGAAGCTAATATATTGATCAGTCCGGCAACCGTCGAGATGGCAGGTGTCTTTGTGACTCCTTTGGAAAAGGATTTCCGTAAGGTAACGGCAGACGACCTTCGGCAAATCCTTCGTGAAACCTGTCTCCCGGAAAAGGAGATGGATCTTTTAATCAGTAAATCTAAATTATACTCTTTATGA